A window of Nasonia vitripennis strain AsymCx chromosome 3 unlocalized genomic scaffold, Nvit_psr_1.1 chr3_random0004, whole genome shotgun sequence contains these coding sequences:
- the LOC100119588 gene encoding heparan-alpha-glucosaminide N-acetyltransferase, with protein MSLKNLSGVCLDQNKSLPIDTACLSINNLNDHVVTFLSNFEDCFLCYGQPVADIPPNTNTTIQISTKYPLKIYYNDTGATKPYIWCGSSYSFKQHGRYGWNITKDNSCSSVYTLYEPWNPYLPLLAAVMTYLLSFAIIFTSKLIINVVRTYLAKHAESHNDIDRLQESESTPEMVAVSKTAMRLQALDAFRGIAVLLMIFVNNGGGEYVFLNHAAWNGLTVADLVLPWFAWAMGFTIVNSVRVHLRVSVSRTRLIIMQLRRTVLLILFGLFINSQHNSTLSELRFPGVLQLLAVAYFICSVIETCLASPQRTFQFGRFVFLQDILERWTQWMVVLVIILVHTCITFFLHVPGCPRGYLGPGGYHHYGLNVNCTGGAAGYIDRLIFGQHMYQKTMNPVYGPTLPHDPEGLMNTISAVLIVFMGVQAGRIFVTYYQANSRIIRWFAWFVATGLLAGILCNFSQEKGWVPVNKNMMSLSFVLCTSSFAFLLFSILYYLIDHKKFWSGVPFIYAGANPILLYVGHYLTMGLFPFAWETGTTPTHASVLAMNLWTTTLWAIIAYLFYMKDFLITI; from the exons ATGTCGTTGAAGAACCTTAGTGGCGTTTGTCTTGATCAAAATAAATCTCTTCCGATTGATACAGCTTGTTTGAGTATCAATAATCTGAATGATCATGTAGTCACTTTTCTGAGTAATTTTGAGGATTGTTTTTTG TGTTACGGCCAACCCGTAGCTGATATACCACCAAACACAAATACAACTATACAAATATCCACCAAATATCCATTAAAAATATACTATAATGATACCGGAGCAACAAAACCTTATATATGGTGTGGTAGTTCCTATTCATTCAAACAGCATGGAAGATATGGATGGAATATAACAAAAGATAATAGCTGTAGTtctgtatataccttgtatgAGCCATGGAATCCGTATTTAC cacTTCTGGCAGCCGTGATGACATATTTACTGTCATTTGCTATAATATTCACTTCCAAGTTGATTATAAATGTAGTGAGAACATATTTGGCCAAGCATGCGGAATCACATAAT GATATTGATAGACTTCAAGAATCAGAATCCACTCCTGAAATGGTTGCAGTTTCAAAGACTGCAATGAGATTACAAGCTTTAGATGCTTTTCGGGG TATTGCAGTCTTATTGATGATATTTGTTAATAATGGCGGGGGAGAGTATGTTTTCTTGAATCATGCTGCATGGAATGGTCTCACAGTTGCAGATCTAGTTTTGCCATG GTTTGCATGGGCCATGGGTTTCACTATAGTGAACTCTGTTCGAGTGCATCTTCGAGTGTCTGTATCCCGCACAAGATTAATCATAATGCAGTTGAGAAGAACTGTACTTCTCATACTCTTTGGACTGTTTATCAATTCTCAACATAACTCTACTCTCTCAGAACTACGCTTTCCAGGTGTACTGCAGCTTTTAGCTGTTGCATACTTTATATGTTCAGTAATTGAAACTTGCTTGGCCAGTCCTCAAAGAACATTTCAGTTTGGAAGATTCGTATTCTTACAAGATATATTGGAAAGATGGACTCAATGGATGGTTGTACTAGTCATAATCTTGGTTCATACATGCATAACATTCTTCCTGCATGTGCCTGGTTGTCCACGTGGCTACCTAGGTCCTGGTGGTTACCATCATTATGGTCTTAATGTAAATTGCACGGGTGGAGCTGCTGGATACATTGACAGACTTATTTTTGGCCAACACATGTACCAGAAGACAATGAATCCTGTCTATGGTCCAACACTTCCTCATGACCCAGAGG GATTAATGAATACGATATCAGCAGTTCTTATAGTTTTCATGGGAGTTCAAGCTGGTCGAATTTTTGTTACTTACTATCAAGCTAATTCAAGAATAATCAGGTGGTTTGCTTGGTTTGTTGCAACG GGTCTTTTGGCTGGCATACTATGCAACTTTAGTCAAGAAAAGGGTTGGGTTCCAGTGAACAAAAACATGATGTCATTATCTTTTGTCTTGTGTACTTCAAGTTTTGCTTTTCTACTTTTCTCAATTTTATACTATTTGATTGATCACAAGAAATTCTGGAGTGGTGTACCGTTTATATATGCAG gTGCAAATCCAATATTATTGTATGTTGGGCACTATTTGACAATGGGTTTGTTTCCATTTGCATGGGAAACTGGAACAACTCCTACACATGCATCTGTATTAGCTATGAATTTATGGACAACCACACTATGGGCTATTATagcttatttattttatatgaaAGACTTTTTAATAACCATCTAa
- the LOC100119415 gene encoding DNA polymerase beta isoform X2, with translation MHVSLYIYMHLIFCVVAMSSLRCLNELLSIKKINFVIPQFAAARTIVMSKRKAPSQSNNPNHDLCDLLTELANYERNVNKNVHKYNAYRKAASTLSGLSERVKSGEEAKKLPGIGEKIAKKIDEFLETGKLRKLEDINKDENNVAINELTRVSGIGPAKAKELVDAGIKSIEDLKKHLDKLNHHQQIGLKHLEDFEKKIPRAEIQVIEKRIKEAAEGIDEDYIITICGSYRRGKEESGDIDVLLTHPIYTSDIKDSKKHTALLKLLVKKLEAKKFITDTISHGDFKFMGVCKLDDEKPYRRLDIRLAPHDQYYCAVLYFTGSDLFNQKMRAHALENKYTLNEYTLKKLTTEGTPGDAEKITCEEDIFKILGLPYKKPKERSV, from the exons ATGCATGTTTcactatatatttatatgcatTTGATTTTTTGCGTAGTAGCCATGTCGTCTTTGCGTTGTTTGAATGAGCTACTgtcaataaagaaaataaattttgttattccACAATTCGCTGCGGCCCGAACAATCGTCATGAGTAAAAGGAAAGCTCCTAGCCAGTCGAATAACCCGAATCACGATTTATGCGATTTGTTAACAG AACTTGCGAATTATGAGCGCAACgtgaataaaaatgttcaCAAATACAACGCGTATCGTAAAGCAGCCAGCACTTTATCGGGTTTATCGGAAAGAGTCAAGTCAGGCGAAGAAGCAAAAAAGCTTCCTGGGATCGGCGaaaaaatcgcaaaaaagATTGACGAATTTCTCGAAACTGGTAAACTGCGCAAGTTGGAGGAT ATAAATAAAGACGAAAATAACGTGGCCATAAATGAATTGACAAGGGTGAGTGGAATTGGTCCTGCTAAAGCCAAAGAACTCGTGGATGCCGGTATCAAGTCGATAgaggatttaaaaaaacatcTGGACAAGCTTAATCACCACCAGCAAATAGGTTTAAA ACATTTGGAAGATTTTGAGAAAAAGATACCAAGAGCAGAAATACAAGTAATCGAAAAAAGAATAAAGGAAGCTGCTGAAGGAATAGATGAAGATTATATTATTACGATTTGTGGGAGTTATAGAAGGGGGAAAGAGGAAAGTGGCGACATCGATGTCCTTTTGACTCATCCAATTTACACATCTGACATTAAAGATTCGAAAAAACACACAGCTCTGTTGAAATTACTTGTTAAGAAACTTGAggcaaaaaaattcataactGACACCATTTCTCATggagattttaaatttatg GGTGTATGTAAATTGGATGATGAAAAGCCTTACAGAAGACTGGATATTCGTTTAGCTCCTCATGATCAATATTACTGCGCAGTCCTATATTTCACAGGAAGTGACTTGTTCAACCAAAAGATGAGAGCACATGCTTTAGAGAACAAGTATACATTGAATGAATATACGTTAAAGAAGTTGACTACGGAAG GCACTCCAGGAGATGCTGAAAAAATTACCTGTGAAgaagatattttcaaaattctcgGCCTGCCATACAAAAAGCCAAAAGAAAGAAGTGtctaa
- the LOC100119415 gene encoding DNA polymerase beta isoform X5, with amino-acid sequence MRYNLKICRPSYTNMKYELANYERNVNKNVHKYNAYRKAASTLSGLSERVKSGEEAKKLPGIGEKIAKKIDEFLETGKLRKLEDINKDENNVAINELTRVSGIGPAKAKELVDAGIKSIEDLKKHLDKLNHHQQIGLKHLEDFEKKIPRAEIQVIEKRIKEAAEGIDEDYIITICGSYRRGKEESGDIDVLLTHPIYTSDIKDSKKHTALLKLLVKKLEAKKFITDTISHGDFKFMGVCKLDDEKPYRRLDIRLAPHDQYYCAVLYFTGSDLFNQKMRAHALENKYTLNEYTLKKLTTEGTPGDAEKITCEEDIFKILGLPYKKPKERSV; translated from the exons ATGCGgtataacctcaaaatatgCCGGCCATCATACACAAATATGAAATACG AACTTGCGAATTATGAGCGCAACgtgaataaaaatgttcaCAAATACAACGCGTATCGTAAAGCAGCCAGCACTTTATCGGGTTTATCGGAAAGAGTCAAGTCAGGCGAAGAAGCAAAAAAGCTTCCTGGGATCGGCGaaaaaatcgcaaaaaagATTGACGAATTTCTCGAAACTGGTAAACTGCGCAAGTTGGAGGAT ATAAATAAAGACGAAAATAACGTGGCCATAAATGAATTGACAAGGGTGAGTGGAATTGGTCCTGCTAAAGCCAAAGAACTCGTGGATGCCGGTATCAAGTCGATAgaggatttaaaaaaacatcTGGACAAGCTTAATCACCACCAGCAAATAGGTTTAAA ACATTTGGAAGATTTTGAGAAAAAGATACCAAGAGCAGAAATACAAGTAATCGAAAAAAGAATAAAGGAAGCTGCTGAAGGAATAGATGAAGATTATATTATTACGATTTGTGGGAGTTATAGAAGGGGGAAAGAGGAAAGTGGCGACATCGATGTCCTTTTGACTCATCCAATTTACACATCTGACATTAAAGATTCGAAAAAACACACAGCTCTGTTGAAATTACTTGTTAAGAAACTTGAggcaaaaaaattcataactGACACCATTTCTCATggagattttaaatttatg GGTGTATGTAAATTGGATGATGAAAAGCCTTACAGAAGACTGGATATTCGTTTAGCTCCTCATGATCAATATTACTGCGCAGTCCTATATTTCACAGGAAGTGACTTGTTCAACCAAAAGATGAGAGCACATGCTTTAGAGAACAAGTATACATTGAATGAATATACGTTAAAGAAGTTGACTACGGAAG GCACTCCAGGAGATGCTGAAAAAATTACCTGTGAAgaagatattttcaaaattctcgGCCTGCCATACAAAAAGCCAAAAGAAAGAAGTGtctaa
- the LOC100119486 gene encoding peptidyl-prolyl cis-trans isomerase H, translating into MPTWNQIQAQLRNPNNPVVFFDVSVGTTEIGRMIFELFEDVCPKTSENFRQFCTGEYKKDGVSLGFKGTIFHRVIKDFMIQSGDFVNGDGTGVTSIYGGTFADENFALKHDSPGLLSMANSGKDTNGCQFFVTCAKCNFLDGKHVVFGRVIDGLLVMRKIENVPTGPNNKPKIPVTISQCGQM; encoded by the coding sequence atgcCAACTTGGAATCAAATTCAAGCCCAACTTAGAAACCCAAATAATCCGGTAGTTTTCTTTGATGTATCCGTGGGTACAACTGAAATTGGAAGAATGATTTTTGAGCTCTTTGAAGATGTTTGTCCGAAAACTTCAGAAAATTTTCGGCAATTTTGTACAGGAGAATATAAAAAGGATGGAGTATCATTAGGATTCAAAGGTACTATCTTTCATAGAGtaataaaagattttatgatTCAAAGTGGAGATTTTGTGAATGGTGATGGCACCGGAGTTACAAGTATTTATGGAGGTACTTTTGCGGATGAGAACTTTGCCTTAAAACATGACTCGCCAGGTCTTCTTTCAATGGCTAACAGTGGAAAAGATACAAATGGATGCCAATTCTTTGTAACTTGTGCTAAGTGTAACTTTTTGGATGGAAAACATGTTGTGTTCGGAAGAGTTATTGATGGACTTTTGGTAATGAGAAAAATAGAGAACGTTCCTACAGGACCAAACAATAAACCTAAGATACCAGTGACTATATCACAATGTGGACAAATGTAa
- the LOC100119455 gene encoding microprocessor complex subunit DGCR8 — protein sequence MEVDVQTSDVVVEKKSEDDVNSEEMFTQEESMDTCTATLQEVQPSQSKENENPLISEDATDDDLRQFDVLDDLERHTNQDGSDSDGCSNDSMDSDIPDDEIEAMLEEGLPDEFKGKRSDRRSDMLYEEKEKLVLDEIGHNHFDVLPEGWVQVTHNSGMPLYLHKQSRVCTLSKPYFLGPGSVRKHEVPVSAIPCLQYKRALKEEEEEKQRDKERMQAAQACSLPNAKIETIQENRATQSLDGENLRNYCQSLFRFKSIKVMRFKSWSQRRKFTKNKKQRKQLERPTLPDGTKLITFPVGKSAVHSSNSTQEDESASRPPKHWIMNPSGKSYVCILHEYVQHALKKQPTYKFKELENAATPYSAVVCINDMEYGSGFGSSKKQAKANAARKTLEILIPQMRDKISGDTTTDNNSTSSSQTIKASKVNSDADLSFFDEISINDPRVAEFCAKTTEPLPHAILITCLQRNFGLGDMEINYSVNTLKHQRNEFTMRVGKHEATVICRNKKDGKQRAAQAILQRLHPHIHSWGSLLRLYGSRSVKSFKEKKQLEQEITLLQGKAAVNQPNHAILEKLRQEMRKLSDQRQAVKPIGKFIPPDMPTGSSSNLDNVDL from the exons ATGGAGGTGGACGTGCAGACAAGCGACGTAGTGGTCGAGAAAAAATCTGAAGATGACGTTAACTCTGAAGAAATGTTTACTCAAGAAGAATCAATGGATACCTGTACAGCGACTTTACAGGAAGTACAGCCTTCTCAGagtaaagaaaatgaaaatcccCTCATATCTGAAGATGCTACTGACGATGATTTGAGACAATTTGATGTACTGGATGATTTGGAACGCCACACTAATCAAGATGGATCTGATTCAGACGGATGTTCAAATGATAGCATGGATTCAGATATACCTGACGATGAGATTGAAGCTATGCTGGAAGAAGGATTACCAGATGAATTTAAAGGAAAACGTTCAGATAGAAGATCAGATATGCTGTatgaagaaaaggaaaaactagTCTTGGATGAAATTGGTCACAATCATTTTGACGTCTTACCAGAAGGATGGGTGCAG GTCACCCATAATAGTGGAATGCCTTTGTATTTGCACAAGCAGAGCAGGGTATGTACATTATCGAAACCTTATTTTCTTGGACCCGGTAGTGTTAGAAAACATGAAGTACCAGTAAGTGCTATCCCTTGTTTACAATACAAGAGAGCActgaaagaagaagaagaagaaaaacaaagagacAAAGAGCGAATGCAGGCAGCTCAAGCTTGCAGTCTTCCAAATGCCAAAATTGAAACAATTCAGGAGAACAGAGCAACACAATCTCTTGATGGTGAAAATCTTAGAAATTATTGCCAATCACTGTTTAGATTCAAGTCCATCAAAGTTATGCGTTTTAAGTCATGGTCCCAGAGAAGAAAATTCACCAAAAACAAAAAGCAGCGTAAACAATTAGAACGCCCAACATTACCCGATGGTACAAAACTAATCACATTTCCAGTTGGTAAGAGTGCAGTACATTCGAGTAATTCTACGCAAGAAGATGAGTCGGCTAGTAGGCCACCAAAGCATTGGATTATGAATCCTTCGGGCAAAAGTTATGTTTGTATTTTGCATGAGTATGTACAACACGCACTAAAAAAACAACCTACATATAAATTCAAGGAGTTGGAAAATGCTGCGACACCATATTCTGCTGTTGTATGCATTAATGACATGGAATATGGTAGTGGTTTTGGAAGTAGTAAGAAACAAGCAAAAGCAAATGCAGCTAGAAAAACTTTAGAAATTTTGATACCACAAATGAGGGATAAGATTTCTGGTGATACAACTACAGATAATAATTCTACAAGTTCTAGTCAAACAATTAAAGCATCCAAAGTCAATTCAGATGCAGATCTGTcattttttgatgaaatcTCTATCAATGATCCAAGAGTTGCTGAGTTTTGTGCAAAAACCACTGAACCTTTACCTCATGCAATTTTAATTACTTGTTTGCAAAGGAACTTTGGTCTTGGCGAtatggaaataaattattcagtAAACACATTGAAACATCAACGTAATGAGTTTACTATGAGAGTTGGTAAGCATGAAGCAACTGTAATTTGCCGTAATAAAAAAGATGGTAAACAGAGAGCAGCTCAGGCTATATTACAACGTTTGCACCCACATATTCATTCGTGGGGTTCATTATTACGATTGTATGGGTCTCGCAGTGTAAAATCTTTCAAGGAAAAGAAACAGTTGGAACAGGAAATTACTTTACTCCAAGGAAAAGCAGCAGTGAACCAACCTAATCATGCCATTCTGGAGAAACTTAGGCAAGAGATGAGGAAATTGTCCGATCAAAGACAAGCAGTTAAACCTATTGGAAAGTTTATCCCACCAGATATGCCTACAGGTTCATCATCTAATTTGGATAATGTTGATTTATAA
- the LOC100119415 gene encoding uncharacterized protein LOC100119415 isoform X6: protein MWDSDRYLKKTFSRAVSRTQPDVIVFLGDLMDEGHIANAEDFEKYKRRLAHIFDTPDHIMKIYLPGDNDIGGEEDMVSSHIHERFNYAYTQSDTLVYSTATFFKVNRLTKTIPAAPKEAFLNDYAERNTTNVVLSHMPLLFMPGTFVQNVLKELSPQIIFTAHEHKAMHMSLDTATDQLSEIWILPPHKTPLYQLRLDMGDIHEIQIPTCSYRMGTPNMGYGLAYIDTQEKTLDFTILWLPERFYQIWIYLYVLGAAFLFSIFFLICSTCMSNHIAYSRVPI from the exons AACGTTCTCAAGGGCTGTGAGTCGTACACAACCTGATGTTATTGTATTTCTTGGTGATTTAATGGATGAGGGCCATATTGCTAATGCAGAAGATTTTGAAAAGTATAAGAGAAGGCTAGCTCATATTTTTGATACTCCAGATCATATAAtg AAAATTTATTTGCCTGGTGATAATGATATTGGAGGTGAAGAAGATATGGTATCTTCTCATATTCATGAAAGATTTAATTATGCTTACACCCAATCAGACACATTGGTATACAGTACCGCAACATTTTTCAAG GTGAATAGATTAACAAAAACAATCCCAGCTGCTCCAAAGGAGGCATTTCTTAATGATTATGCCGAAAGAAACACTACAAATGTTGTACTTAGCCACATGCCTTTACTGTTTATGCCAGGAACATTTGTGCAAAat gTACTCAAAGAATTATCccctcaaattatttttaccgCACATGAGCACAAAGCTATGCACATGAGCTTAGATACAGCAACTGATCAATTGAGTGAAATATGGATCCTTCCGCCTCATAAAACACCACTGTATCAGTTAAGACTTGACATGGGTGATATACATGAGATTCAGATACCAACGTGCTCTTACAGAATGGGAACCCCAAATATGGGCTATGGATTAGCTTACATAG ATACCCAAGAAAAAACTCTAGATTTTACAATCTTATGGTTACCTGaacgtttttatcaaatttgGATCTACCTTTACGTTTTAGGTGCAgcctttcttttttcaatattttttctcatttgcaGTACTTGTATGAGTAATCATATAGCTTATAGTCGTGTGCCtatttag